One genomic window of Candidatus Rokuibacteriota bacterium includes the following:
- a CDS encoding flavin reductase, translated as MLGPDEFRRVLGCFASGVTVVTAWDAAGHPTGLTASAFTSVSLNPPLVLVCVAHIAQSYPALRASERFAVNILGAHQEALSQRFATPATGDGGEKFQGIKHTPGALGLPVLEGALAQLECSTVNAYPGGDHTIFVGQVEAARCQADPGAEPLLYYRGRYGRLHPPGGPR; from the coding sequence GTGCTTGGACCCGACGAGTTCCGACGCGTGCTCGGCTGCTTTGCCAGCGGCGTGACCGTGGTCACGGCGTGGGACGCCGCCGGGCATCCCACGGGGCTCACTGCCAGCGCCTTCACCTCCGTGTCGCTGAATCCGCCGCTCGTGCTGGTCTGCGTGGCCCACATCGCGCAGAGCTACCCCGCCCTCCGCGCGAGCGAGCGCTTCGCCGTCAATATCCTGGGGGCCCACCAGGAGGCGCTCTCCCAGCGCTTCGCGACGCCCGCGACGGGCGACGGCGGAGAAAAGTTCCAGGGAATCAAGCACACGCCGGGCGCGCTGGGGCTGCCGGTGCTCGAGGGCGCTCTGGCGCAGCTCGAGTGCTCGACCGTGAACGCCTACCCGGGTGGCGATCACACGATCTTCGTCGGCCAGGTCGAGGCCGCCCGGTGCCAGGCCGACCCCGGCGCCGAGCCCCTCCTCTACTACCGTGGCCGGTACGGCCGCCTTCACCCGCCAGGAGGACCCCGCTGA
- a CDS encoding zinc ribbon domain-containing protein has protein sequence MPLYEFYCEKCKKEVSMTLTIGERDRGEYTCPGCGSKKLQPRLGTFFSKTSRKS, from the coding sequence ATGCCGCTCTACGAGTTCTACTGCGAGAAGTGCAAGAAGGAAGTCTCCATGACCCTCACCATCGGCGAGCGGGACCGTGGCGAGTACACGTGTCCCGGCTGCGGGAGCAAGAAGCTCCAGCCGCGGCTGGGGACCTTCTTCTCCAAGACCTCCCGGAAATCCTGA
- a CDS encoding Mrp/NBP35 family ATP-binding protein has protein sequence MTTSPGPAITESAVLQALRAIEDPEQRRDIVSLGLVRDLEIQDSEVSFTLAFTTQSPAVKAALHSGASRTVSGIPGVSKVRVKMGSAAQPAAAPHGAPQAAAAAPEFIPEVKHTIAVSSGKGGVGKSTVAVNLALALKQRGLPTGLVDVDVYGPDVPLMMGARGRPGMFDNKILPVEAHGVKIMSIGLLVAEREALVWRGPMIHSAVQQFLRDVAWGPLEYLVCDMPPGTGDAQLSLSQIIPLSGVVMVTTPQDVALLDVRKGLTMFRKLNVPVIGIVENMSYFVAPDTGKRYAIFGEGGGAKVAEEFGVPLLAQIPLEMETRKGGDTGLPVVVGHPESTQAEAFRQLAEAVTVRVAALSGMQLPSIG, from the coding sequence ATGACGACATCTCCCGGACCCGCCATCACCGAGTCGGCCGTGCTCCAGGCGCTCCGCGCCATCGAGGATCCCGAGCAGCGCAGGGACATCGTGAGCCTGGGCCTTGTCCGCGACCTCGAGATCCAGGACTCGGAGGTGTCCTTCACCCTGGCCTTCACGACCCAGTCGCCCGCCGTCAAGGCGGCGCTCCACAGCGGGGCCTCGAGGACCGTGTCCGGGATCCCCGGCGTCAGCAAGGTGCGGGTGAAGATGGGCAGCGCCGCCCAGCCCGCGGCGGCCCCGCACGGCGCCCCGCAGGCGGCGGCAGCGGCGCCGGAGTTCATCCCCGAGGTGAAGCACACCATCGCGGTCTCCTCGGGCAAGGGGGGCGTCGGCAAATCCACGGTGGCCGTGAACCTCGCGCTGGCGCTCAAGCAGCGCGGCCTCCCCACCGGGCTCGTGGACGTGGACGTCTACGGCCCGGACGTGCCCCTCATGATGGGGGCCCGGGGGCGGCCCGGGATGTTCGACAACAAGATCCTCCCGGTGGAGGCCCACGGCGTCAAGATCATGTCCATCGGGCTCCTCGTCGCCGAGCGCGAGGCGCTGGTATGGCGCGGGCCCATGATCCACTCGGCCGTGCAGCAGTTCCTGCGGGACGTCGCCTGGGGGCCGCTCGAGTACCTGGTCTGCGACATGCCGCCGGGGACGGGCGACGCGCAGCTCTCGCTCTCGCAGATCATCCCGCTCTCCGGCGTGGTGATGGTCACGACCCCCCAGGATGTGGCGCTCCTCGACGTGCGCAAGGGGCTCACGATGTTCCGCAAGCTCAACGTGCCGGTGATCGGCATCGTGGAGAACATGAGCTACTTCGTGGCGCCGGACACCGGGAAGCGCTATGCGATCTTCGGGGAAGGCGGCGGCGCCAAGGTGGCCGAGGAGTTTGGCGTGCCGCTCCTGGCACAGATCCCGCTCGAGATGGAGACGCGAAAGGGGGGCGACACGGGACTGCCCGTCGTCGTGGGCCATCCCGAGTCGACCCAGGCGGAAGCCTTCCGCCAGCTGGCGGAAGCGGTGACGGTCCGGGTCGCGGCGCTGTCCGGCATGCAGCTCCCGAGCATCGGCTAG
- a CDS encoding PDZ domain-containing protein, which translates to MGGTRARAGLALSAVLVMAWAGLAPAAGGWGWLGVRIRDLSEQEMEEISRRHGIREGFGALIVEVIPETPAEGAGLQRGDLVVAVADRPVVDTRALQRFVASSGVGETVRLTVLRREEGRRLVPVRLAPMPEAVAAERIAAEFGFLVRESEAQGEPGGARPSAPPSVTGVLPGSRASAAGMRPGDVLVEVNGRPVLTVQAVREALLALSPEAPLPLVLRRGGERLSIIVGRPSAP; encoded by the coding sequence ATGGGGGGGACGCGCGCGCGCGCTGGACTCGCCCTGAGCGCGGTCCTGGTGATGGCGTGGGCCGGGCTCGCCCCGGCGGCGGGCGGGTGGGGCTGGCTCGGGGTACGCATCCGCGATCTGTCCGAGCAGGAGATGGAGGAGATCTCGCGCCGGCACGGCATCCGGGAAGGCTTCGGCGCCCTGATCGTCGAGGTGATCCCGGAGACGCCGGCCGAGGGCGCGGGGCTCCAGCGGGGGGATCTGGTGGTCGCCGTCGCCGACCGCCCCGTCGTGGATACACGCGCGCTGCAGCGGTTCGTGGCCTCCTCGGGAGTCGGCGAGACGGTGCGGCTGACCGTGCTCCGGCGCGAAGAGGGACGCCGCCTCGTCCCGGTGCGGCTCGCGCCCATGCCCGAGGCCGTGGCCGCCGAGCGGATCGCTGCCGAGTTCGGCTTCCTGGTCCGCGAGTCCGAGGCTCAAGGCGAGCCGGGCGGCGCGCGGCCATCGGCTCCGCCATCGGTGACCGGAGTGCTCCCGGGCAGCCGCGCCTCGGCCGCGGGGATGAGGCCAGGGGACGTGCTGGTGGAGGTCAACGGGCGGCCGGTGCTCACGGTCCAGGCCGTGAGGGAGGCGCTGCTGGCCCTCTCCCCGGAGGCCCCGCTGCCCCTCGTGCTGAGACGCGGCGGAGAGCGTCTCTCGATCATCGTGGGGCGCCCCAGCGCGCCGTGA